In Haliscomenobacter hydrossis DSM 1100, the DNA window GCGTAAACTCAATGTCGGTACAAGCATAGAACACTACTTTATCGGTCCACTTCAAGGTTGTACGGCAACCGCAGTTGTAGCAGTTGTCTCGGTAATACGCATAACCCAGGTTTTTGTAGTTGTCATCAACCAAGCCGGGAGGATTCAAACCCAAATCACACTCATCGCCCGTTCCAGCAACACCTTCGGCGTTGTTGATGGTGCGACCGTCCGTGGCATTGGCTGCAGGACGTGGAGAGCGAAGGTCGTCACCTACGTTACCAATGGTGCGTCTTTCGTTCAACACATAGTTGACATCGTAGCAATCCAAAGTGATGTCAGCAGGAGGACAGATCAGCGCAGGTGCGGTTTTGTCTTCAGCGGTTACTTTACCCCAGCAGATGATGTTGCCAAAGGCGTCAAACAAACCATAAGTCCAAACTCCCGCGCAGTCGATCAGGCCACCGTTGCCTGGGCTGTTGTCCATCACCCGGACTGTACCACCGTTGCAATTGCCATCCGAAATCAGGTTCGCAGTCAAGAGGAATTGGCAGTTCGCATCCAGGGTCACGGTTACATCCTGACAACCGCAATGGGCTATCTGGAAGCGTTGTTGTACTTCTTGTACACAACCTGGATCACTCAAATTATTTGAAGTAGCAGTGTCTGCATCGAAGCTGTATACCAACGTATGGTTGCCCGGCGACAAGCGTCCTGGATTGATGGTGATCACGGTGGGGGCAGCGCTTGCTCCAGGCTGTGGTACTCCATCCAAAATGAAGGTACCTGTTCCTGTTGCGTTGTTCGCTACCGTGCCCGTTACCTGGAAGGGCGCCGCCGCCGGCGATACCACTGCGGGTAAGCCCGTGAAGACCGGATCGGGATAATAGCAGGTATTGTCAATGCTCAAGGTATCGCCCTGGCCGTTGGTTACTGAAATGGTGTAGCCCACACCATCACGGTGGTAACCCCCCAGTTCAAATATGCCCGTACCAACACCCGTTTCCGGAATAGTGGCACCCGGGGCGTAGGCAATCGTGGCATCAATGTCACTATACAGCCCCGTTACGGTCACGATCGTCCAGGTTTGACCCGAGGGGCCTTCTACGGTCACGGTTTCGCTGAAAGTACCCAGATCGGTGGTGGTTCCGTTGTCGATGATCGGGGCATTTTTTGCACAAGAACAGGGGTCATGGATGCTCACCATGGGCGGGGTACAACCTTCGTCCGTCACTCCGTCGCAGTTGTTGTCCTCACCGTCGCAGATTTCCGTCGCACTAGGTTTGATGGCAAAATTGTTGTCGTTGCAATCACCATTGGGCGCCGTCAATTCGGAGGCTACTTTGTAGCCCACTGGCCGTAGACATTGCGTCAAGGTCGTGCCACTGGAATAGCCGTCGTTGTCCACATCGGCGTACCAGATTTGACCGGGTTTTTCCAAAGCATCATTGTCGTCACAATCGGTATTGTTGGTCACGTACCCGCTGGGTGGGCTGCAAGCTTGTTGGCTCACGGCAGGATTGCCGAAACCATCGTTGTCTATATCTGCATAATAAGTGGTCAGGACTCCTTCGTCCGTTGATCCGTTGCAGTTGTTGTCGATCCCGTCACAGATTTCCGTCGCACTAGGTTTGATGGCAAAGTTGTTGTCGTTGCAATCACCATTGGGCGCCGTCAATTCGGAGGCTGCTTTGTAGCCCACAGGGCGCAGGCATTGCGTCAAGGTTGTGCCGCTGGAATAGCCGTCGTTGTCCGCGTCCGCGTACCAAACTTGGCCTGGCTTTTCAAGCGGGTTGCTGTCGTTGCAATCGCCACCCAGCAGTGCGGTATAAAAACCACTAGGCGCACAAGCGTCTACAAACGCTATACTTTGACCATAACCATCCCCATCATTGTCGTAATAATAGCGGGTGCTTACGCCTTCATCGATTTGCCCGTTGCAGTCGTTGTCTTTGCCGTCGCAGATTTCCGTCGCACCGGGATAGATATCGGCATCGTCGGCTATACAATCGCCAGCCACCGTCGCCGTATACAAACCACTGGGTGTACAAGCATCAATAAATGCAACAGCTTCCCCATATCCATCTCCATCTAAATCGTAGTAGTAGCGGGTGCTTAGGCCTTCATCGATTTGCCCATTGCAGTCATTGTCTTTACCATCGCAGATTTCCGTCGCACCAGGATTGATGTCGGCATCGTTGGCTATACAATCACCAGCCACCGTCGCCGTATACAATCCACTAGGGGCGCAAGCATCAATAAATGCAACAGCTTCCCCATATCCATCTCCATCTAAATCGTAGTAGTAGCGGGTGCTTCCACCTTCGTCGGTAGAGCCATTACAGTTGTTGTCGATCCCGTCGCAGATTTCCGTAGCTCCTGGTTTGACAGCAGGGTTGTTGTCGTTGCAATCGCCGCTGGGCGCCGTCAATTCGGAGGCTGCTTTGTAGCCCACAGGGCGAAGGCATTGCGTCAAGGTTGTGCCGCTGGAATAACCGTCGTTGTCCACATCCGCATACCAGATTTGGCCGGGTTTTTCCAAAGCATCGTTGTCGTCGCAGTCGGTATTGTTGGTCACATAACCGCTGGGTGGGCTGCAAGCTTGTTGGCTTACTGAAGGGTCGCCAAAGCCATCCTGGTCAGCATCGGCATAATAAGTGATCAAGCCACCTTCATCCGTAGTGCCGTCGCAGTTGTTGTCGATGCCATCGCAGATTTCCGTAGCTCCTGGTTTGACAGCAGGGTTGTTGTCGTTGCAATCGCCGCTGGGCGCCGTCAATTCGGAGGCTGCTTTGTAGCCCACAGGGCGCAGGCATTGCGTCAAGGTTGTGCCGCTGGAATAGCCGTCATTGTCTACGTCGGCATACCAGATTTGGCCGGGTTTTTCCAAGGCATCGTTGTCATCACAATCGGTATTGTTGCTCACATACCCGCTGGGTGGGCTGCAAGCTTGTTGGCTTACTGAAGGGTCGCCAAAGCCATCCTGGTCAGCATCGGCATAATAAGTGATCAAGCCACCTTCATCCGTAGTGCCGTCGCAGTTGTTGTCGATGCCATCGCAGATTTCCGTCGCACTAGGTTTGATGGCAAAGTTGTTGTCGTTGCAATCACCATTGGGCGCTGTCAATTCGGAGGCTGCTTTGTAGCCTACAGGGCGAAGGCATTGCGTCAAGGTTGTGCCGCTGGAATAGCCGTCATTGTCTACGTCGGCATACCAAATTTGGCCGGGTTTTTCCAAAACATCATTGTCATCACAATCGGTGTTGTTGCTCACGTAACCGCTGGGTGGGCTGCAAGCTTGTTGGCTTACCGAAGGGTTCCCAAAGCCATCATTGTCAGCATCGGCATAATAAGTGATCAGCAGGCCTTCATCCGTGGTGCCGTCGCAGTTGTTGTCGATGCCATCGCAGATTTCCGTCGCACTAGGTTTAATGGCAAAGTTGTTGTCATTGCAATCACCATTGGGCGCTGTCAATTCGGAGGCTGCTTTGTAGCCCACAGGGCGCAGGCATTGCGTCAAGGTTGTGCCGCTGGAATAGCCGTCATTGTCTACGTCGGCATACCAAATTTGGCCGGGTTTTTCCAAGGCATCGTTGTCATCACAATCGGTGTTGTTGCTCACGTACCCGCTGGGTGGGCTGCAAGCTTGTTGGCTTACTGAAGGGTTCCCAAAGCCATCATTGTCAGCATCGGCATAATAAGTGATCAGCAGGCCTTCATCCGTAGTGCCGTCGCAGTTGTTGTCGATGCCATCGCAGATTTCCGTCGCACTAGGTTTAATGGCAAAGTTGTTGTCGTTGCAATCGCCGCTGGGCGCCGTCAATTCGGAGGCTGCTTTGTAGCCCACAGGGCGCAGGCATTGCGTCAAGGTTGTGCCGCTGGAATAGCCGTCATTGTCTACATCTGCATACCAGATTTGGCCGGGTTTTTCCAAGGCATCGTTGTCATCACAATCGGTATTATTGCTCACATACCCGCTGGGTGGGCTGCAAGCTTGTTGGCTTACCGAAGGGTTGCCAAAGCCATCCTGGTCAGCATCGGCATAATAAGTGATCAAGCCACCTTCATCCGTAGTGCCGTCGCAGTTGTTGTCGATGCCATCGCAGATTTCCGTCGCACTAGGTTTAATGGCAAAGTTGTTGTCGTTGCAATCACCATTGGGCGCTGTCAATTCGGAGGCTGCTTTGTAGCCTACAGGGCGAAGGCATTGCGTCAAGGTTGTGCCGCTGGAATAGCCGTCATTGTCTACGTCGGCATACCAAATTTGGCCGGGTTTTTCCAAAACATCCAGGTCATCGCAATCGGTGTTGTCTACCACATAGCCGAAAGGTTGGCAATAGGAATTGACGCTCGACAAAGGGTCGCCAAAACCATCAGAATCCACGTCTGCATAAAAAGGACTAAGCGCGACCGGTGCGGTCGATACTGCTTCCGATTCGGCACTGACCGTGGCGGGCACTGCATCACAAGAGCAGCGGGTTTTGATCGACTGAGCGGGCCCTTCTTGGTCGTATACGGGCAGAATGGAGCTCCAGGAGCCCCCATTCACCTGGTATTGCAGGGTCGAGCCTGTCGGGCAAGGCGTGCCGCCAGGAGCAGTAATTGAGCCACCAGAAGGTGTGCCACCAACTGTGCAAGTGCTGTTTACAATCGTAACATTGGCCGGAGCAGGCCCACTCAGATCAGGACAACAAGACGACGGTGTATTCAAAGTATATGAAGCGCTTATCGTGCAGCCAGAAGCGTCGGTAACTGTAACGGAGTACATTCCTGCGCTTAAGTCAGTTCTATCCTCAGTGGTGGAGGGGCCATCACTCCAGGTAAAAGTGTAAGGAGCTGTACCAGAAGATACGGTAAGGTCAATTGCTCCGCCAGAAAGGTTGGCACAGGTTGGGTGCGTCAGATTTTCGCTTACATTCGGGTTGTTGAGTACTACGATTGGTTTAATAAAGACTGATCTACAGTTGTTGTTATCGGTAACCGAAACCCGATAAGTTGAACTCGAAGGAGTGATCGTCACTGAGCTTGTGGTCGCCAAATTGGTGCTCCACGAATACGAAAAACCACCAGGAGCCGCCAAGGTTACTTGGGTACCGGAACAAACCGTGCCATCATTGGGCGTACCGGAGTTTTCGGTTACCGTGATAGCTCCCGTAGGGTTAGGCAGTATCGTAAGGACTTGATCGTCTGTGCCTGTGCAGCCATTAGCTGCAGTAACCGTGACGGTATAGGTTACTGAACTGCCGCCTGGAGAAACCGTAATCGAACTGGCGGTGGCTAAAGTACTCCATCTATAGGTTCCTACTCCAGAGGCAGACAAGATTACCGGATTACCTGAACAGGTCACAGCGTCGTTGAGTCCTCCTGGGCCAGCGCTTTCGGTCACGGTAATCGTAGCATCGGGAGGCGTACAAACTCCGGGTGTAGTAGCAATAGCTGAAGAGTCACTGACAATGCTTGGATTTCCATCACAAGAGCAGCGCGTTTTAATGGTTTGGGTAGTCGTTTGGTTGTAAGTAGGCAGGGTGCTTGTCCAAGGGCCATTGTCCACTTTGTATTGGAGGGTAGAACCGACAGGGCATGAGCTAGCTGGTGCACTGATGCTGCCTCCTGAAAGGGCGCAAGCACTACAAGTACTGTTTACAATGATCACTGGATCAGGTGCATTGAGGTCACTGCAGGCGTCGCCGATGCCGTCACAGTTGTTGTCGATGCCATCGTTGATTTCCGTCGCGTCGGGGTTGATGGCTGCGTTGTTGTCGTCACAATCTCCGCTACTCGCCAATAATTCAGTGACCACTTTATACCCCGCAGGGCGGAGGCACTGGGTGAGGGTAGGCGCTCCCGTTTCGGCATAGCCATCGTTGTCGGCGTCTTTGTACCACACTTGGCTGGGCTCTGCTACAATAACGATTGCCGCAGAATCCGGATAAGTTGTACTGCAATTCGGCGCACCTTGGTAGACAGAACTAAAGCGGGTAAAAGAAATGGTTTCATTGACCGTGACCGGAATGGAGATAAGGCCAGCATTGTTATTAATCAGAGCGGTTTGCACCAACCCTCCGTTGATTTGGTACAAAATGATGGTGAAGGGACGGTTGCTGATTTCGATATTTACAACATCACCCACACAAGCACTGGCAGGTGCAGCAACAGCGTAAGTCAAATAGGGTCGATCAAAGGTTAAATTGGCCGTGGAATTGAGCGTACGGGCACACAAGAGGGTATCCGCAAAACGCATGGCCACCAATTTATAAGACGTGTTGTCCCGAAGTGGTCCTGTATTCAGGGTGGTGGTTCCGGTGTTATCGAGGGTCAAAAACAAGTCAATGCCATCATTGATTTTATAGGTCACAATACTATTGGGCGTACCCGTTACGGTCAGGGTATACGAACCGCCCGCACAAACGTGGTTGCCTCCGCCGGTGATCACGGCATTGAGGTGGGTATAGGTCGTCACTGTGGTGGTAGTGGTATAGGCAGCACAACCAGAGGCGCTTGATCCATTGGTAACATAAGTAACCGTGTATTCTCCCGCTGTAGATGCAGCTGGATTGATGGCACCTGTGGTACTGTTGATGGTTAAACCAGCCGGAGCCGCAGTGAACGTGCCCCCGGCTGCGCCATTAAGGGTAACAGGTACTGCGGTGACATCAAAGCACAAAGGAGCGGTTCCATAAGAAATGGTCGGGGATGTATTGGAAGTAATGATGACGGTGGTGCTTGCACTGGTCGCCGCACAGCCATGTTGAGCGGGCACCGAGTACAGGATGGTATAGGTATTTGGAGTTGAACTTGCCGGGGTGATTTGTCCCGTGCTGGTATTAATCATCAGTCCGGCTGGCGAAGCAGAAAAGGTTCCACCGCGTGCGCCAGTGATGGCCACGGCCACGGAATTGGCACTGGTGCAATAAGCAGTTTCTGAATATTGGATACTGGTGGTGGGCAAACCCTGAGTAAAGCGGGCAGGTTGAGAATTGATGGTGCTGCTGCCGTCGGAAACCGCACAACGAAACAATGTCCCATTGAGCGGTGCCAAAGACCCACCTGATGCGACCAGGGTGGCTGTGGTAACGCCACTGATCAGTCCATAATCGCCATTGCCCAATGGCACCCAGTTAGCGCCATTGTCGGAACTGCGGAACCATTGATAGCTGCTGACACCCGTGGCGGTGACCGAAAAAGATGCGGTATTGGAGGTACAATCGTACTGATCGCTGGGTTGTCCAGTGATCGCAAAGGGCACTTTGGTCAGCGAAAAATTGTCGATGCCCGCCATGGCATCCCCACCCGACTCGTCGGTGTCCTTCCAGCGGATGTACAAATATTCGTTGGTGTTCCAGCTTAGGTTACTCAGGGTTTGGGTAATGGCGGTACCTCCGATTCTGAACAAAGGGGTGATGGCTGCCTGCGTTGCGGGAGCTCCGGTGCCGGAAATAGGGGTGATAAACCCGGTTCCAGTGATCCAGGTGCCCGCTGCGTCGTTGTAGGTACCATCGCCCGTTGATGAAGCGCCGGCAATATTGCTGGAACTGACCCGGTAAGACATGGGGTAGGCATTTGCCGTCGTGCTGGGGTTGCGGTTGATCATGGCATCATAGGTGATGACAATTTCGTTGATGCGCGCACCGGACGTATTTTTCAACACCACACCAAAACTCCCCACACTGCTGGCCGCTGCCGTTGAGCCAAATGCCCGATTGGGGCTGCTCGCCGCGTCGTACATGCCATAAAAAGAGCCTGTATTGGCCCCGCCATTGGAGCGGCCCCATCTGGCGGTGCCCGTTTGTTGGTACATGTACCAGCCGTTGGTTCCGGCACCACCACCTGCTTGGGCAGATACCTGGAGCATGGTGGTGTTGGTTGTAGTGGCCGCAGTGAGTGCCGTGGCCGTTATGCTTTGAAAATCCTGGGTATAGGTGGTGGTTCCATCAAAATCAATCGCCTGCCCTTGACTAAACAGCGGAAGGGCTAGTAAAAGCAGGAGTTGGATGGTTCTGACCACAAAGCTTGAACAAGCCTTTGGAAACAATGGTGATTTTACCAACTGTACAAATAGTGCAGGAAGGGAGTCCGTGTACGTCTTTTTCATGAGATGCTTATGATAAGTATTCGCGCTAAAATAAGAACGGGATCAAATTAGAGCGATACGGCCCTTTTTTTAGCCAGTTTTTAACGAACAGGGTCTATTTGTTTGCCAACTGCGTTTTTTTCCCTATTAAAAAATGACGGACGCCAATAGTCTTCCCCAAAAGTGAGTAAGTTTGGGCTATTGACTCTTAACTACCATGAAGCTTTTTCTTTTTGTACCTTGTTTTTTGATGTACACTGTGGTACTGGCCAATAATTTTGACAGTTTGCGGCAGACCTTGCAGGGGCAAAACGGCGCTCAACGTTTGCCTACTTTGCTCAAGTTGTGCGACTCCCAATACCGGGGCATCATCCCCAACGCCGAAGCCAATGGATTTGGCAAAGAAATCCTTCACTTTGCCAGTGTGCTTAAAGACACCTCCGCCTTGGTGGAAGGCTGCTTGTGCATGGCCAACAGCCAGGATCGCAGCGCCAAAGGATCAGATGCATTCAAGTGGTTGAGCAAAGCTCAGTCATTGGCGCGCCGGCATCCCGCACTTCTGGGCAAAGTGTTTTTTTGGAAAGCCAGCTACTACTACGAATTGGGGCAAATTGATTCGGCCCTGCTGATGATTCAACGAGGTGATCAAATGGCTCAACGGCATCAGCTCCTTTCCGAGCGCGTCAAACTATTGGGTACGGCTGCGAAAATTTACAGCAGCAACGGACAGGCAAAAGCGGCAGATTCAGTGGGTAGATTGGCCTTCCGTTTTTGCCAAAACCGAGTAGATTCAGCCATTGCGTATACCCGTTGGGGCAGTGTACAAGAGGATTTTGGCAAATTGGATCTGGCCTTGCCCGCTTTTTACGCCGCGTATCGATTGGAAAAAAAAGCAGGCAATAACATCATGGCCGCTCACAATTTGCAGCAATGCGCCGGGATTTTGCGCGACCAGGGACGCTTCGAACAAGCCATCAAGTACCTCCAAGAAGCAGTGCAACTGTCTAAAGCCATTGGCAACATTACGGGGCTTGCGGCAGCTTATCACACCCTGGGCGGGTTGTACAAACGAACCAAGGCTTATGAACAAGCGCTACAATCCTATCAACTTTCCCTGGCTTTAAAAAAAGACATTGGTCGTCCAAAAAAAATCCTCAATACCATTCTGGACATGACCGTATTGTACGGCTATACGGCTCGGTACGATTCTTGCTTGCGCTTGTGCCGACAATATTTGCCACTGAGTCAGCAAATCGAGTACAAACTGGCCGAGGCTACCCTGGCGCTGTGGGGTTCGATTGCCGCGGCAAAAACGGGGAATCCCACCCTGGCACAAAACTACTGGTCGGTAGGGGAAACGGCCCTGGCCGGGGTTAAAGCCAAAGAAGAAATGCCTGAACTGTTTCTGTTTGCGGCAAAAGCGGCTGAAGCGCTGCGGGATTTTGGCAAAGCGTATCAATACCAAACACTTTTTCAAAGCGCTCAGGATTCGATGTACAATACCGAAAAAAGTCGAATCATTGCGGAGTTGGAAGCCCGCTTTGAAAATGAAAAAAAAGAGCAACAAATTCTGGATTTGGCTCAAAACAACGAACTGCAACAAGTACGCATTGCCACGGCACGCACCCAGCGAATTGCCTTATTTGGGGGCTTGATCCTGGTGCTGCTGTTCGCGGTTGTACTCTGGCGCAACGGCCGCATTCGCAAACGCAACAATGCGGTTTTGGAACAAACCAATCAAGCCTTACACCTCAAAAACAACGAGGTACAAACCTTATTGCGAGAGGTGCACCATCGGGTCAAGAATAACCTGCAAATCATTTCCAGCTTGTTGCGCCTGCAAGCGCGGGTAGTTGACGATACCGGAGCCTTGGATGCACTGCGCATGAGCCAATCCCGGGTACAATCCATCGCCTTGCTGCACCAGCGGCTGTATCAAGGGGAGGAGCTAAAAAGTATTTCCATCAAGACTTACCTGTTCGAACTCATTCAAAGCTTACAGGATACCTACCAGTTGGAAGAACGACAAATTGGTATCGCTGCGGATGTAGATGATTTTAGCATGGATGTTGATCTGGCCATACCCACCGGGTTGATCATCAATGAATTGGTAATCAACGCCATCAAACATGCTTTTCCCAATAATCGAATGGGCGAAATCGGTATACGGATAAAAAAACAGGAGACAGGATTTACCCTTAAAGTGACAGATAATGGGGTCGGTGTTAAACTTTTGGAAGGAAAACCTGTTGGCAAAACGAACGCCTTCGGTTTGGAACTCGTGGAATCCCTGGCCGAAAAAATCAAGACAACCTTGGTTTTTTCCAACGGACTGGGCACTTCGGTCGAAACATTCGTCCATTTCAACAAACATGAATCCTTATTTCCATGATTGATATTTTGATTGTAGAAGACGAACCGATCATTGCCAAAGACTTGATGTACACCCTGAAAGACCTGGGTTATGGCATCACCGCCGTGTGCCGGAACCACCAGGAAGCCCTGGAAGCAGTAAATCAGCAAAAATCGGACTTGATCATTTGTGACATCCACCTGGAAGGGGACGATTGGGATGGCATTCGGATTGCGCAGGAAATTCGGCGCAACCACGATCAGCCCATCGTTTTTTTGACGGCACTGGCCGACGCCAGCACCATTGCCCGAGCGGCCAGTGTGGAACCGGATGCGTATTTGGTCAAACCCTTTGAAGAACGTACCCTCTATGCTGCCATCGAACTGGCCATCAACAAATTCAGCGCCCGAAAAGCACTGGTTCAAGAGCGTGCAGCAAAGTCCCCAGCCATCGATACCCTCCCTTTTATTGCGGGCAATTTTTTCATCAAAGACAAAAAACGCCTGATCAAAGTCAGTGCTGCGGACATTTATTGGATCAAAGCCGATGGGGCCTATTCGCAGCTGACTACGGGCAGCCAGCAGTTTTTTCTCAGTACCAATCTGGGTACCATTGAAGAAAAACTGCGGGGGAATTCCTTCGTGCGGGTTCATCGCTCTTATCTCGTCAATTTTCAACACATCGATGTCATTGAAGAAGATGTGTTGTCGGTAGGTACCGAGCGCATCCCGTTGGGCAAAAATTACCGGGAAGAGTTTTACCGCCGCTTGCAACAACTGTAGATAGCGCTACTTAAAATCATCTAAACTTTTCGGCATGCCTTCCTTCTGCATTTGTTTGCGCATCTCGGCCTTGAGTTTTTCGTAGTTTTTGAATTGGGCTGCGCTGAGCAATTTTTTCAATTCTACTTCCTTGCGTTTGTTGATCTGGCTGCCTTGGGTGTACATCGACCATTGGGACGCTCCCTGGTCAAACACCTCTTTTTGCATGATCTCGGCGTATTTGAGGTTCAGGGCGTACACTGCGTCGAACTGGTCGGAGCGGAGGGGCAAGGCCGTTTTCATTTTTTCGGTTTGCAACTTTGCGCGTTCCTGTGGGGTTCCGTAGGATTTGCTTTGGGGCGCCTGTGCCTGCACCATTATGGAACAAAGGCTGAATATCAGGATGATCAGGAATTTCATATGAATGGATTTTGGATTGATGAATTATTTATTATTTCGCGCAGATTTCATACAGATTAAACCACAGATTTTACGCAGAAAATCTGTGTGGAATCTGCGTGAAATAATAACAACCTAGCTACAAAGAGGCCGGGCTACTCCGCTACCCGGTTTTTGATTTGATCAAAAGTGCGTTCGTACTCCGGGTGATTCGTGCCCATCAGCCGATCCCAAATGTTGAAATACAGGCCGTAATTGTAATGCACCTTGGCGTGGTGCATGTTGTGGTGTGTAGGGGTGTTGAACCACTTCCAAAACGGGTGATTCACAAAACCCTTGGACGCAATTTCGTAGCCCAAATGTCCCAATACATTGAACATCAGCGACCAGGTAGCAAACAAAAACAACACCAGCGGGTGAAAAGGCATCACCAATACAATCATCGGGATTACGCCGATTTCCAAAATGGCCTCCAGCGGATGAAACGACAGCGAAGCCAGCGGCGTAGGATTCCAGGACAGGTGGTGTACCCGGTGCAAAACCGGAAACAAGCGGGGGTGGTGCATCATGCGGTGCATCCAGTAAAAATAGGTGTCGTGCAAAAACACCAGAAACCAAAAGGAAAAGAACAGATAACCCCAGCCGTATTCGCTCAAATTGAGGTAGATGTGGTGGGTATAGCCGTTGCTGCGCAACCAATAAATGCCCAATCCAATCGTAGCCCACACAAAAGCCGTGGCAATGGAATGCGACAATTCAGTGAGGATGTGTTTGGCTTTGGGTTCAATTTGCTGGATCTTTTTGATGAAAAATCGTTGTTTGAACAGCACGTAGAAGATCAAAAAGGCGCTGCCCGCAAAAATCAGGTACCGCAGAAAGATGGCCAAAGAGCCCAGCAACCAGCCGGGCAAAAGGCCGAATTGTTCAATGAGGTATTGCATGGTATGGTGTTTTTTGA includes these proteins:
- a CDS encoding histidine kinase dimerization/phosphoacceptor domain -containing protein; this translates as MKLFLFVPCFLMYTVVLANNFDSLRQTLQGQNGAQRLPTLLKLCDSQYRGIIPNAEANGFGKEILHFASVLKDTSALVEGCLCMANSQDRSAKGSDAFKWLSKAQSLARRHPALLGKVFFWKASYYYELGQIDSALLMIQRGDQMAQRHQLLSERVKLLGTAAKIYSSNGQAKAADSVGRLAFRFCQNRVDSAIAYTRWGSVQEDFGKLDLALPAFYAAYRLEKKAGNNIMAAHNLQQCAGILRDQGRFEQAIKYLQEAVQLSKAIGNITGLAAAYHTLGGLYKRTKAYEQALQSYQLSLALKKDIGRPKKILNTILDMTVLYGYTARYDSCLRLCRQYLPLSQQIEYKLAEATLALWGSIAAAKTGNPTLAQNYWSVGETALAGVKAKEEMPELFLFAAKAAEALRDFGKAYQYQTLFQSAQDSMYNTEKSRIIAELEARFENEKKEQQILDLAQNNELQQVRIATARTQRIALFGGLILVLLFAVVLWRNGRIRKRNNAVLEQTNQALHLKNNEVQTLLREVHHRVKNNLQIISSLLRLQARVVDDTGALDALRMSQSRVQSIALLHQRLYQGEELKSISIKTYLFELIQSLQDTYQLEERQIGIAADVDDFSMDVDLAIPTGLIINELVINAIKHAFPNNRMGEIGIRIKKQETGFTLKVTDNGVGVKLLEGKPVGKTNAFGLELVESLAEKIKTTLVFSNGLGTSVETFVHFNKHESLFP
- a CDS encoding LytR/AlgR family response regulator transcription factor gives rise to the protein MIDILIVEDEPIIAKDLMYTLKDLGYGITAVCRNHQEALEAVNQQKSDLIICDIHLEGDDWDGIRIAQEIRRNHDQPIVFLTALADASTIARAASVEPDAYLVKPFEERTLYAAIELAINKFSARKALVQERAAKSPAIDTLPFIAGNFFIKDKKRLIKVSAADIYWIKADGAYSQLTTGSQQFFLSTNLGTIEEKLRGNSFVRVHRSYLVNFQHIDVIEEDVLSVGTERIPLGKNYREEFYRRLQQL
- a CDS encoding sterol desaturase family protein, which produces MQYLIEQFGLLPGWLLGSLAIFLRYLIFAGSAFLIFYVLFKQRFFIKKIQQIEPKAKHILTELSHSIATAFVWATIGLGIYWLRSNGYTHHIYLNLSEYGWGYLFFSFWFLVFLHDTYFYWMHRMMHHPRLFPVLHRVHHLSWNPTPLASLSFHPLEAILEIGVIPMIVLVMPFHPLVLFLFATWSLMFNVLGHLGYEIASKGFVNHPFWKWFNTPTHHNMHHAKVHYNYGLYFNIWDRLMGTNHPEYERTFDQIKNRVAE